Proteins encoded in a region of the Dreissena polymorpha isolate Duluth1 chromosome 6, UMN_Dpol_1.0, whole genome shotgun sequence genome:
- the LOC127836630 gene encoding protein PIF-like: MTKLAVILAVALCSITTQAKPLDEVCSHLSLENGVGFVRHEDCDKFIQCYKDGLGKVVGIVQQCGFGTEWNQELLTCVASSISTCPPASDKCYQLRNGNVRKAIGNCRGYWVCNNGDSIPKCCPMGQYYNEATGCTNVDNDTECNARCFNDNSFPEELNATTEMTTTTKQPCITKRAIPGISNQYEEYIVALGWISRPCQAGLQYVQDDCDCTQVVSVPKPTACTREIYLSFNDNHYDQSGKNNYVQNENVVIENGKAIFNGLNSQLIIPRFTNVDASSIVLRVSYTSDHKSLTQPQTILSDSNCLNGMSVVIAEDINAVYYTVGTNIQDTKFDNTVALNQTVSLEKDIALSFHQGVLTGKLGNEETVLRNIPGDLRSVHCALHIGDSDRVIGGRFKGEIDELSIYLCA, from the coding sequence ATGACGAAACTCGCTGTGATATTAGCCGTGGCCTTGTGTTCCATCACAACGCAAGCAAAGCCTCTGGACGAAGTTTGCTCCCATTTGTCATTGGAAAACGGCGTCGGATTCGTACGTCACGAAGACTGCGACAAGTTCATCCAGTGCTACAAGGATGGGCTCGGAAAAGTAGTTGGCATAGTACAACAATGCGGCTTCGGCACCGAATGGAACCAGGAACTCCTTACTTGCGTGGCTTCTTCAATCTCCACATGTCCACCAGCATCGGATAAATGTTACCAGTTGAGAAATGGCAACGTGCGCAAAGCCATCGGTAACTGCAGGGGTTACTGGGTGTGCAATAACGGCGATTCTATTCCAAAATGCTGCCCTATGGGTCAGTATTATAATGAAGCCACTGGGTGCACAAACGTGGACAACGACACCGAATGCAATGCTAGATGCTTCAATGATAACTCATTCCCAGAAGAATTGAATGCTACTACAGAAATGACCACGACGACAAAACAGCCATGCATTACCAAGCGAGCTATCCCAGGCATTTCGAACCAATACGAGGAGTACATTGTCGCTTTGGGATGGATATCCCGACCTTGCCAAGCAGGTCTCCAGTACGTACAAGATGACTGTGACTGCACACAGGTCGTTTCTGTCCCAAAGCCCACCGCATGCACTCGCGAAATCTATCTGTCGTTTAACGATAACCATTACGACCAGTCCGGTAAGAATAACTACGTCCAAAACGAAAACGTCGTCATCGAAAACGGCAAGGCCATTTTCAACGGTCTGAATAGCCAGCTGATTATCCCGCGATTCACAAACGTCGACGCATCTTCAATTGTCTTAAGAGTCTCCTACACCTCTGACCACAAAAGTCTTACCCAACCGCAAACAATTTTGTCTGACAGCAACTGCTTAAATGGAATGTCAGTAGTCATCGCTGAAGACATCAATGCAGTGTATTACACCGTGGGGACGAACATACAGGACACAAAGTTTGACAACACCGTCGCCCTGAACCAGACGGTGTCCCTTGAGAAGGATATCGCCTTAAGCTTCCACCAGGGAGTCCTCACAGGGAAGCTGGGAAATGAGGAAACGGTGTTGCGCAATATACCCGGGGATCTTCGCAGCGTTCACTGCGCTCTCCACATTGGTGACTCTGACAGAGTCATTGGTGGCCGGTTCAAGGGAGAAATCGACGAATTATCCATCTACCTTTGCGCATAA